The proteins below are encoded in one region of Lactuca sativa cultivar Salinas chromosome 3, Lsat_Salinas_v11, whole genome shotgun sequence:
- the LOC111917316 gene encoding pectin acetylesterase 8, with protein sequence MTIITFTRLCQWLCIIILLLIMLSETECSDNVEMTFIQSAIAKGAVCLDGSPPAYQFDKGFGEGVDKWLIHIQGGGWCESTKSCLLRVNMSNGVGSSTRMQKFNFTGVFSSKPEFNPGFYNWNRVIMRYCDGASFTGDVEKVDPATNLHYRGARIFNVILEELLQKGLSKASSALLTGCSSGGLASILYCDKFRAMLPPTTQVKCAPDAGYFVHVKDISGKYHFQKFFTKIVKLHNSKINLPSSCTSKMKPGLCFYPQFILPEIKTPLFVINTAYDAYQVQNILAPKKADRHDSWSACKSNISNCSSTQLQRLQDFRSDFIKTLMSGMGKSRFNSTSRGLFINSCYSHCQSGNQINWLGDAASKLDNKAIAEVVSDWFYERNTTQLINHQHTLPQQC encoded by the exons ATGACAATCATCACATTCACAAGACTATGCCAATGGTTGTGCATAATAATTCTTCTACTGATCATGCTTTCAGAAACAGAATGCTCAGACAATGTCGAAATGACTTTCATTCAGAGCGCCATTGCCAAAGGAGCTG TTTGTTTAGATGGAAGTCCACCCGCATATCAGTTTGATAAAGGATTCGGAGAAGGTGTTGATAAGTGGTTAATTCACATACAG GGAGGAGGATGGTGTGAGTCGACAAAAAGTTGTTTATTACGCGTGAACATGAGTAATGGTGTGGGTTCATCAACACGTATGCAAAAGTTCAATTTCACAGGAGTTTTTAGCAGTAAGCCAGAGTTCAATCCAG GGTTCTACAACTGGAATAGAGTCATCATGAGGTACTGTGATGGAGCATCGTTTACTGGGGATGTAGAAAAAGTTGACCCT GCTACTAATCTTCACTATAGAGGTGCAAGGATCTTCAATGTTATTCTTGAGGAACTGCTACAAAAAGGACTCAGTAAAGCATCAAGT GCTCTTCTAACCGGTTGTTCTTCTGGTGGGTTAGCTTCAATATTGTATTGTGACAAATTTCGAGCCATGTTGCCACCAACTACTCAAGTCAAATGTGCTCCAGATGCCGGTTACTTTGTTCATGT GAAGGACATTTCTGGAAAATACCACTTTCAGAAGTTCTTCACCAAGATCGTTAAACTACAT AACTCAAAGATAAATCTTCCTTCTTCTTGTACTTCAAAGATGAAACCTGGCTTG TGCTTCTACCCACAATTTATTTTGCCAGAAATCAAGACACCCTTGTTTGTCATAAACACTGCTTACGATGCATATCAG GTACAAAACATCTTAGCACCAAAAAAGGCTGATCGCCATGATTCATGGTCTGCATGCAAGTCAAACATATCAAACTGCTCATCTACCCAACTCCAAAGATTGCAAG ATTTTAGGTCAGATTTCATAAAGACATTGATGTCAGGAATGGGTAAATCCAGATTCAACTCCACATCAAGAGGATTGTTCATCAATTCTTGTTATTCACACTGCCAATCAGGAAATCAGATTAACTGGCTTGGAGATGCTGCTTCAAAGTTGGATAACAAG GCTATTGCTGAAGTAGTTAGTGACTGGTTTTATGAAAGAAACACAACTCAATTGATCAATCACCAGCATACATTGCCTCAACAGTGTTGA
- the LOC111917315 gene encoding uncharacterized protein LOC111917315 isoform X1 has protein sequence MGIATIRSRPTNIHCFPTLIFTSTFVIPHKIPKLLKNPYSISCNSDNFLRNNNKSTTIRRILAESKMGESAGTSATASPMVFEPILEEGVFRFDSSADARNEAFPSLSFVNQKDRDTPIMSNHKIPSYIPTSEYVSGQQVVSFELPAGTSFYGTGEVSGQLERTGKRVFTWNTDAWGYGSGTTSLYQSHPWVLAILPNGEALGFLADTTKRCEIDLRKESTAKLIAPSPFPVVTFGPFASVNNVLTSLSHAIGNFLKTIMKFYISSKYFYFEDPLFLLIGTVFMPPKWSLGYQQCRWSYDSDLRVREIAKTFRDKGIPCDVIWMDIDYMDGFRCFTFDQETFPNPKSLVDELHHMGFKAIWMLDPGIKHEKGYSVYESGSEKDIWVQTKDGNPFVGEVWPGACVFPDFTQEKARSWWANLVKDFISNGVDGIWNDMNEPAVFKSITKTMPESNIHRGDDELGGHQNHLHYHNVYGMLMARSTYEGMKLANPNKRPFVLTRAGFIGSQRYAATWTGDNLSTWEHLHMSISMVLQLGLSGQPLSGPDIGGFAGNATPKLFGRWFGIGAMFPFCRGHSEKGTVDHEPWSFGEECEEVCRLALKRRYRLIPHIYTLFYLAHTRGSPVVSPTFFADLKDSQLRRNENSFLLGPLLVYCSTMSDRGVHQIHHALPNGTWMSFDFQDSHPDLPALYLQGGSIIPYGPAHQHVSEANAKDDLSLFIALDENGKAEGVLFEDDGDGYEYTNKGYLFTTYVAELKSSVVTLSVSKTEGLWKRPNRHLHVHLLLGEGAMVDAWGTDGEDLKITLPTENEISNLISASKNNYKTLMESAKRIPDVEQASGHKGVELSGTPVEVKGGEWALKVVPWIGGRIISMEHLPTGTQWLHSRVEINGYEEYSGTEYRSAGCTEEYTVINRDLEQAGEIESLKMEGDVGGGLAIERNISLSEDNPKLFKIDSSLLARNVGAGSGGYSRLVCLRIHPTFSLFHPTETYVSFTSIDGSKHEVWPESGEQLYEGHLRPNGEWMLADKCLGLGLVNRFNVDQVYKCLLHWDFGTVNLELWSEDRPVSKQSPLCISHSYEIKRIV, from the exons ATGGGAATAGCAACGATCCGCAGCAGGCCCACTAATATTCATTGCTTCCCAACTTTAATTTTCACTTCTACTTTTGTGATTCCGCACAAAATTCCAAAACTCCTCAAGAATCCCTACTCTATTTCATGCAATTCCGATAATTTTCTCAG AAATAACAATAAGAGTACTACAATAAGGAGAATCTTAGCAGAGTCTAAGATGGGAGAGAGTGCAGGGACATCTGCGACTGCGAGTCCCATGGTATTTGAACCGATTCTGGAAGAAGGTGTTTTCAGGTTTGATTCTTCTGCTGATGCTAGAAACGAAGCATTTCCCAGTCTTTCTTTTGTTAATCAGAAAGACAGGGACACACCCATTATGAGTAATCACAAAATCCCATCCTACATCCCAACTTCTGAATATGTTTCAGGTCAACAAGTTGTCTCTTTTGAG CTTCCTGCAGGAACCTCATTTTATGGAACAGGTGAAGTTAGTGGACAGCTTGAAAGAACAGGAAAAAGG GTTTTTACTTGGAATACTGATGCATGGGGGTATGGGAGTGGAACTACATCCTTATATCAATCACATCCATGGGTTCTAGCCATTCTTCCTAATGGAGAAGCATTAGGATTTCTTGCTGATACAACAAAACGCTGTGAG ATTGATCTGCGTAAAGAATCAACAGCAAAGCTTATTGCCCCATCGCCTTTTCCTGTGGTGACATTTGGTCCATTTGCTTCAGTAAACAATGTTTTGACATCATTATCACATGCAATTGGTAATTTCCTGAAAACCATAATGAAGTTTTACATCTCttccaaatacttttattttgaagaTCCTCTATTTCTATTAATAGGAACTGTTTTCATGCCACCAAAGTGGTCATTGGGATATCAACAATGCCGATGGAGCTATGACTCTGATTTGAGGGTTCGTGAG ATTGCCAAGACATTTCGGGATAAAGGTATACCTTGTGATGTCATATGGATGGACATTGACTACATGGATGGATTTCGTTGTTTCACCTTTGACCAA GAGACTTTTCCTAATCCAAAATCTCTAGTGGATGAGCTTCATCATATGGGTTTCAAGGCTATCTGGATGCTTGACCCTGGGATAAAGCATGAAAAGGGTTACTCTGTATATGAAAGTGGATCAGAAAAAGACATATGGGTTCAGACAAAAGATGGAAACCCCTTTGTTG GAGAGGTATGGCCTGGAGCTTGTGTTTTCCCTGATTTTACTCAAGAAAAAGCTCGTTCTTGGTGGGCTAATTTAGTCAAAGATTTTATATCTAATGGTGTGGATGGCATATGGAATGACATGAATGAACCAGCTGTTTTCAAG TCTATTACAAAAACAATGCCTGAAAGTAACATTCATAGGGGGGATGATGAACTTGGTGGTCATCAAAATCACTTGCACTATCACAAT GTTTATGGAATGCTAATGGCAAGATCAACATATGAAGGCATGAAATTAGCCAATCCAAATAAACGCCCATTTGTTCTTACACGAGCTGGCTTTATAGGTAGTCAGAGGTATGCTGCCACGTGGACAGGAGACAATCTATCTACATGGGAACATTTACATATGAGCATCTCTATGGTACTACAACTG GGGCTTAGTGGTCAACCGCTTTCAGGACCTGATATTGGTGGATTTGCAGGGAATGCAACACCCAAATTATTTGGAAGGTGGTTTGGTATTGGTGCCATGTTTCCATTTTGTCGAGGACATTCTGAGAAGGGAACTGTTGACCATGAGCCTTGGTCATTTGGGGAAGAG TGTGAGGAAGTTTGTAGGTTGGCATTAAAGAGGAGGTATCGCCTTATACCACACATATATACACTTTTCTACTTGGCACATACAAGAGGTTCTCCAGTGGTATCTCCTACTTTTTTTGCTG atttgaaggattcccaattaAGAAGAAATGAAAATTCGTTTCTTTTGGGCCCACTTCTTGTATATTGCAGCACTATGAGTGATCGTGGGGTgcatcaaatacatcatgcaTTGCCTAATGGAACTTGGATGAGTTTTGATTTTCAAGATTCACATCCA GATTTACCAGCACTATATCTACAAGGTGGATCGATCATCCCATATGGTCCAGCTCATCAACATGTGAGTGAAGCTAATGCAAAGGATGATCTGTCATTGTTTATTGCATTAGATGAAAATGGTAAAGCTGAAGGTGTTCTCTTTGAAGATGATGGTGATGGATATGAATATACAAACAAGGGTTATCTTTTCACAACATATGTTGCTGAGCTCAAATCTTCAGTTGTCACACTCAGTGTCTCCAAAACTGAAGGATTGTGGAAAAGACCAAATCGCCACTTACATGTCCACCTATTGCTCGGTGAAGGAGCTATG gttgATGCATGGGGTACTGATGGAGAAGATCTGAAAATCACTCTGCCTACAGAAAATGAAATATCAAATTTAATTTCTGCTAGCAAGAACAATTACAAGACACTTATGG AAAGTGCAAAACGTATACCAGATGTGGAGCAGGCATCTGGACATAAAGGGGTTGAGCTTTCAGGAACTCCTGTTGAAGTTAAAGGTGGTGAATGGGCTCTCAAAGTTGTCCCTTGGATTGGGGGTCGTATCATATCTATGGAACACCTTCCTACAG GAACTCAATGGCTTCATAGTCGGGTAGAAATCAATGGGTATGAAGAATATAGTGGTACTGAATATCGTTCTGCTGGATGCACCGAAGAGTATACTGTCATTAA tcGGGATCTTGAGCAAGCAGGAGAGATAGAATCTTTAAAAATGGAAGGTGATGTTGGAGGTGGATTAGCTATTGAAAGAAATATATCTCTCTCAGAAGATAATCCTAAACTTTTCAAGATTGACTCGAGTCTTTTAGCACGCAATGTAGGTGCTGGTTCTGGAGGGTATTCAAG GCTTGTTTGTTTAAGAATCCACCCAACATTTAGTCTTTTTCACCCAACTGAGACATATGTCTCATTCACCTCCATTGATGGATCCAAACATGAAGTATGGCCGGAATCCGGGGAGCAGCTCTATGAGGGGCATCTTCGTccaaatg GTGAATGGATGTTGGCTGACAAGTGCCTTGGGTTGGGTTTAGTCAACAGATTCAATGTTGACCAGGTATACAAGTGTCTTCTCCATTGGGATTTTGGGACTGTGAATCTTGAGCTTTGGTCAGAAGACAGGCCAGTTTCAAAGCAGTCGCCTCTTTGTATTTCTCACAGTTATGAAATTAAGAGGATTGTATAG
- the LOC111917314 gene encoding uncharacterized protein LOC111917314, producing the protein MQTSHEISSAVADEDDRNASEVDTSEKESSTNEVKNYGKSTRFSDLSLNIPPRHAHFSSNRREKASLQSPGISSNGTSSSSSSSRGIFRGLSFKKKDHVPHNGESSSLLPSDANGPPPVSPLVSNTNSNLHWKRCTSLPVKHASSNPSPSATTPVSARTYSEQQKSQIGAIQATVSRSLSVPGRNIVIVRSISFAARKDNDQSDSANDQIGSVEVENDEEIDEEEAICRICFDSCDEGNQLKMECSCKGALRLVHEECAVKWFSVKGNKNCDVCGREVSNLPVTLLRMPSYVQRQTMNMNPQNQQHLNSGTISAWQDFVVLVLISTICYFFFLEQLLIRDLKTQAIVIAAPFSFTFGILSSTFSVILAIREYIWTYAALEFALVAMILHLFYSWLELKAIYAVMLSGILGFGVAMTLNALYIRYFVWRVQILRDSNNV; encoded by the exons AAGCACTCGTTTTTCAGATTTGTCCCTGAACATACCTCCAAGACACGCACATTTTAGCAGTAATCGGCGTGAAAAAGCTTCACTCCAGTCTCCTGGTATCTCCTCCAATGgcacttcatcttcatcttcatcttcaaggGGCATTTTTCGAGGTTTAAGCTTTAAAAAGAAGGATCACGTTCCTCATAATGGTGAAAGTAGCTCCCTTCTTCCTTCCGACGCAAACGGACCGCCACCTGTAAGCCCTCTTGTCTCCAACACCAACTCCAATTTACACTGGAAACGATGCACATCTCTTCCAGTCAAACACGCATCATCAAACCCTTCTCCTTCAGCCACCACTCCCGTTTCCGCAAGAACATACAGCGAACAACAGAAATCACAG ATTGGGGCGATTCAAGCGACGGTTTCAAGGTCGCTCTCTGTACCTGGGCGAAACATCGTTATCGTAAGGTCAATTTCTTTTGCAGCACGTAAGGATAATGATCAATCCGACAGTGCTAATG ATCAAATCGGTTCTGTTGAAGTGGAGAACGATGAAGAGATTGATGAGGAAGAAGCGATTTGCAGAATCTGCTTTGATTCATGTGATGAAGGTAATCAACTGAAGATGGAATGCAGTTGCAAAGGTGCGCTTAGACTTGTTCATGAAGAATGTGCAGTTAAATGGTTTAGTGTTAAAGGGAACAAAAACTGCGATGTTTGTGGTCGTGAAGTCTCAAATTTACCAGTAACTTTGCTTCGTATGCCAAGTTATGTTCAAAGACAAACCATGAATATGAATCCACAAAATCAACAGCATCTGAATTCAGGAACAATAAG TGCATGGCAGGATTTTGTGGTGCTAGTTTTGATAAGTACAATATGCTACTTCTTCTTCCTCGAGCAGCTTCTT ATTCGTGACCTGAAAACTCAAGCTATTGTGATTGCTGCACCATTCTCGTTTACATTTGGCATTCTGTCATCTACATTTTCGGTTATTCTTG CAATCAGGGAGTATATTTGGACTTATGCAGCTCTTGAATTTGCACTTGTAGCTATGATTCTGCACTTATTTTACTCTTGG CTTGAGTTGAAGGCAATCTATGCGGTAATGTTGTCAGGGATTTTGGGGTTTGGAGTAGCGATGACTTTGAATGCTTTGTATATTCGCTACTTTGTTTGGCGAGTTCAAATTCTTCGTGATTCCAACAATGTTTGA
- the LOC111917315 gene encoding uncharacterized protein LOC111917315 isoform X2 gives MGIATIRSRPTNIHCFPTLIFTSTFVIPHKIPKLLKNPYSISCNSDNFLRNNNKSTTIRRILAESKMGESAGTSATASPMVFEPILEEGVFRFDSSADARNEAFPSLSFVNQKDRDTPIMSNHKIPSYIPTSEYVSGQQVVSFELPAGTSFYGTGEVSGQLERTGKRVFTWNTDAWGYGSGTTSLYQSHPWVLAILPNGEALGFLADTTKRCEIDLRKESTAKLIAPSPFPVVTFGPFASVNNVLTSLSHAIGTVFMPPKWSLGYQQCRWSYDSDLRVREIAKTFRDKGIPCDVIWMDIDYMDGFRCFTFDQETFPNPKSLVDELHHMGFKAIWMLDPGIKHEKGYSVYESGSEKDIWVQTKDGNPFVGEVWPGACVFPDFTQEKARSWWANLVKDFISNGVDGIWNDMNEPAVFKSITKTMPESNIHRGDDELGGHQNHLHYHNVYGMLMARSTYEGMKLANPNKRPFVLTRAGFIGSQRYAATWTGDNLSTWEHLHMSISMVLQLGLSGQPLSGPDIGGFAGNATPKLFGRWFGIGAMFPFCRGHSEKGTVDHEPWSFGEECEEVCRLALKRRYRLIPHIYTLFYLAHTRGSPVVSPTFFADLKDSQLRRNENSFLLGPLLVYCSTMSDRGVHQIHHALPNGTWMSFDFQDSHPDLPALYLQGGSIIPYGPAHQHVSEANAKDDLSLFIALDENGKAEGVLFEDDGDGYEYTNKGYLFTTYVAELKSSVVTLSVSKTEGLWKRPNRHLHVHLLLGEGAMVDAWGTDGEDLKITLPTENEISNLISASKNNYKTLMESAKRIPDVEQASGHKGVELSGTPVEVKGGEWALKVVPWIGGRIISMEHLPTGTQWLHSRVEINGYEEYSGTEYRSAGCTEEYTVINRDLEQAGEIESLKMEGDVGGGLAIERNISLSEDNPKLFKIDSSLLARNVGAGSGGYSRLVCLRIHPTFSLFHPTETYVSFTSIDGSKHEVWPESGEQLYEGHLRPNGEWMLADKCLGLGLVNRFNVDQVYKCLLHWDFGTVNLELWSEDRPVSKQSPLCISHSYEIKRIV, from the exons ATGGGAATAGCAACGATCCGCAGCAGGCCCACTAATATTCATTGCTTCCCAACTTTAATTTTCACTTCTACTTTTGTGATTCCGCACAAAATTCCAAAACTCCTCAAGAATCCCTACTCTATTTCATGCAATTCCGATAATTTTCTCAG AAATAACAATAAGAGTACTACAATAAGGAGAATCTTAGCAGAGTCTAAGATGGGAGAGAGTGCAGGGACATCTGCGACTGCGAGTCCCATGGTATTTGAACCGATTCTGGAAGAAGGTGTTTTCAGGTTTGATTCTTCTGCTGATGCTAGAAACGAAGCATTTCCCAGTCTTTCTTTTGTTAATCAGAAAGACAGGGACACACCCATTATGAGTAATCACAAAATCCCATCCTACATCCCAACTTCTGAATATGTTTCAGGTCAACAAGTTGTCTCTTTTGAG CTTCCTGCAGGAACCTCATTTTATGGAACAGGTGAAGTTAGTGGACAGCTTGAAAGAACAGGAAAAAGG GTTTTTACTTGGAATACTGATGCATGGGGGTATGGGAGTGGAACTACATCCTTATATCAATCACATCCATGGGTTCTAGCCATTCTTCCTAATGGAGAAGCATTAGGATTTCTTGCTGATACAACAAAACGCTGTGAG ATTGATCTGCGTAAAGAATCAACAGCAAAGCTTATTGCCCCATCGCCTTTTCCTGTGGTGACATTTGGTCCATTTGCTTCAGTAAACAATGTTTTGACATCATTATCACATGCAATTG GAACTGTTTTCATGCCACCAAAGTGGTCATTGGGATATCAACAATGCCGATGGAGCTATGACTCTGATTTGAGGGTTCGTGAG ATTGCCAAGACATTTCGGGATAAAGGTATACCTTGTGATGTCATATGGATGGACATTGACTACATGGATGGATTTCGTTGTTTCACCTTTGACCAA GAGACTTTTCCTAATCCAAAATCTCTAGTGGATGAGCTTCATCATATGGGTTTCAAGGCTATCTGGATGCTTGACCCTGGGATAAAGCATGAAAAGGGTTACTCTGTATATGAAAGTGGATCAGAAAAAGACATATGGGTTCAGACAAAAGATGGAAACCCCTTTGTTG GAGAGGTATGGCCTGGAGCTTGTGTTTTCCCTGATTTTACTCAAGAAAAAGCTCGTTCTTGGTGGGCTAATTTAGTCAAAGATTTTATATCTAATGGTGTGGATGGCATATGGAATGACATGAATGAACCAGCTGTTTTCAAG TCTATTACAAAAACAATGCCTGAAAGTAACATTCATAGGGGGGATGATGAACTTGGTGGTCATCAAAATCACTTGCACTATCACAAT GTTTATGGAATGCTAATGGCAAGATCAACATATGAAGGCATGAAATTAGCCAATCCAAATAAACGCCCATTTGTTCTTACACGAGCTGGCTTTATAGGTAGTCAGAGGTATGCTGCCACGTGGACAGGAGACAATCTATCTACATGGGAACATTTACATATGAGCATCTCTATGGTACTACAACTG GGGCTTAGTGGTCAACCGCTTTCAGGACCTGATATTGGTGGATTTGCAGGGAATGCAACACCCAAATTATTTGGAAGGTGGTTTGGTATTGGTGCCATGTTTCCATTTTGTCGAGGACATTCTGAGAAGGGAACTGTTGACCATGAGCCTTGGTCATTTGGGGAAGAG TGTGAGGAAGTTTGTAGGTTGGCATTAAAGAGGAGGTATCGCCTTATACCACACATATATACACTTTTCTACTTGGCACATACAAGAGGTTCTCCAGTGGTATCTCCTACTTTTTTTGCTG atttgaaggattcccaattaAGAAGAAATGAAAATTCGTTTCTTTTGGGCCCACTTCTTGTATATTGCAGCACTATGAGTGATCGTGGGGTgcatcaaatacatcatgcaTTGCCTAATGGAACTTGGATGAGTTTTGATTTTCAAGATTCACATCCA GATTTACCAGCACTATATCTACAAGGTGGATCGATCATCCCATATGGTCCAGCTCATCAACATGTGAGTGAAGCTAATGCAAAGGATGATCTGTCATTGTTTATTGCATTAGATGAAAATGGTAAAGCTGAAGGTGTTCTCTTTGAAGATGATGGTGATGGATATGAATATACAAACAAGGGTTATCTTTTCACAACATATGTTGCTGAGCTCAAATCTTCAGTTGTCACACTCAGTGTCTCCAAAACTGAAGGATTGTGGAAAAGACCAAATCGCCACTTACATGTCCACCTATTGCTCGGTGAAGGAGCTATG gttgATGCATGGGGTACTGATGGAGAAGATCTGAAAATCACTCTGCCTACAGAAAATGAAATATCAAATTTAATTTCTGCTAGCAAGAACAATTACAAGACACTTATGG AAAGTGCAAAACGTATACCAGATGTGGAGCAGGCATCTGGACATAAAGGGGTTGAGCTTTCAGGAACTCCTGTTGAAGTTAAAGGTGGTGAATGGGCTCTCAAAGTTGTCCCTTGGATTGGGGGTCGTATCATATCTATGGAACACCTTCCTACAG GAACTCAATGGCTTCATAGTCGGGTAGAAATCAATGGGTATGAAGAATATAGTGGTACTGAATATCGTTCTGCTGGATGCACCGAAGAGTATACTGTCATTAA tcGGGATCTTGAGCAAGCAGGAGAGATAGAATCTTTAAAAATGGAAGGTGATGTTGGAGGTGGATTAGCTATTGAAAGAAATATATCTCTCTCAGAAGATAATCCTAAACTTTTCAAGATTGACTCGAGTCTTTTAGCACGCAATGTAGGTGCTGGTTCTGGAGGGTATTCAAG GCTTGTTTGTTTAAGAATCCACCCAACATTTAGTCTTTTTCACCCAACTGAGACATATGTCTCATTCACCTCCATTGATGGATCCAAACATGAAGTATGGCCGGAATCCGGGGAGCAGCTCTATGAGGGGCATCTTCGTccaaatg GTGAATGGATGTTGGCTGACAAGTGCCTTGGGTTGGGTTTAGTCAACAGATTCAATGTTGACCAGGTATACAAGTGTCTTCTCCATTGGGATTTTGGGACTGTGAATCTTGAGCTTTGGTCAGAAGACAGGCCAGTTTCAAAGCAGTCGCCTCTTTGTATTTCTCACAGTTATGAAATTAAGAGGATTGTATAG